In Bufo gargarizans isolate SCDJY-AF-19 chromosome 6, ASM1485885v1, whole genome shotgun sequence, a single genomic region encodes these proteins:
- the CBX4 gene encoding E3 SUMO-protein ligase CBX4, with product MELPAAGEHVFAVESIEKRRIRKGRVEYLVKWRGWSSKYNTWEPEENILDPRLLVAFQNRERQEQILGYRKRGPKPKHHILSIPSFARRSNVLSGLQDTSMDQRPKLDMTPVKKTQPHQYQLNSKKHHQYQPNDHDHAEKHHSSAQRKYYYQLNSKRHHHYQPDPKMYDQQPSGKDLQACADQNSRNKETSWHHGHHVDFGVRAKNSSGTALNGVEKNCTSVGTSTVPAKEVPLNGIGGKMKIVKNKNKNGRIVIVMSKYMDNGLQSVKIKSSEDDCGAVAFGNRVETLESCNGERTCKVLEEKQEHWKKRVESKIRIGAANDYGNKGAVPLAGLQRTYSNVDPVSDKPLQLTTKKDHIIGSNGDKLTVDGPSKDKVYMNPRKRCLSEISEPNKSCKQVLSSRSVSASDRLENQTGQEPDIILLDSDLDEPIDLRCVKSRCDSDQDVSKNGEQVATQDLQPTETDSAKEEPQTIFRPFFGNIVITDVTANCLTVTFKEYITT from the exons ATGGAGCTGCCTGCCGCCGGCGAGCATGTGTTTGCGGTAGAAAGCATCGAGAAGAGGCGAATCCGCAAG GGCCGAGTGGAATATCTGGTGAAATGGCGAGGCTGGTCTTCCAA GTATAACACATGGGAGCCAGAGGAGAATATTTTAGACCCCCGACTCTTGGTTGCCTTTCAGAACAG GGAAAGGCAGGAGCAAATTCTGGGGTACAGAAAACGTGGCCCTAAACCAAAGCACCACATTTTATCG atacCCTCTTTTGCTCGAAGGTCTAATGTTCTGAGTGGCCTTCAGGACACTTCCATGGACCAACGGCCCAAACTGGACATGACACCAGTTAAAAAGACTCAACCTCATCAATATCAACTGAACAGCAAAAAGCATCATCAGTATCAGCCCAACGATCATGATCATGCTGAAAAGCATCATTCCAGTGCCCAAAGGAAATATTACTACCAACTGAACAGTAAGAGACACCATCACTATCAGCCAGATCCGAAAATGTATGATCAACAGCCCTCAGGGAAAGATCTACAGGCTTGTGCGGATCAAAACAGTAGAAACAAGGAAACATCTTGGCATCATGGCCACCATGTGGATTTTGGAGTCCGTGCAAAGAACAGTTCGGGAACTGCCTTAAACGGGGTTGAAAAGAACTGTACATCCGTTGGCACCTCCACCGTTCCGGCTAAAGAAGTGCCGTTAAATGGAATTGGGGGTAAAATGAAGATTgtgaagaataaaaataaaaacggaaggATTGTCATAGTGATGAGCAAATACATGGATAACGGATTGCAGTCGGTGAAAATTAAATCATCCGAGGACGACTGTGGCGCTGTTGCTTTTGGAAACAGAGTGGAAACCCTAGAATCTTGCAATGGAGAAAGGACTTGTAAAGTCTTAGAGGAGAAACAGGAGCACTGGAAGAAGAGAGTGGAGTCTAAAATAAGGATAGGTGCGGCAAATGATTATGGGAACAAAGGTGCAGTTCCTCTTGCCGGCCTCCAGAGAACCTATTCAAATGTTGACCCGGTCAGTGATAAACCATTACAGCTCACCACCAAAAAAGATCACATCATTGGGTCAAATGGGGACAAATTGACTGTAGATGGTCCCTCAAAAGATAAAGTCTACATGAATCCGCGAAAGCGCTGCTTGTCCGAGATATCTGAGCCCAACAAATCTTGCAAACAAGTCCTCTCTTCTCGAAGCGTCAGTGCTTCCGACAGACTGGAGAACCAGACTGGGCAAGAGCCAGACATCATTCTCCTTGACTCTGACTTGGATGAACCCATAGACTTGCGTTGTGTAAAGTCCAGGTGTGACAGTGACCAGGACGTAAGCAAGAATGGGGAGCAAGTGGCAACCCAAGACTTACAACCCACTGAAACAGACTCTGCCAAGGAGGAACCACAAACTATATTCAGACCGTTTTTTGGAAATATTGTGATTACAGATGTAACTGCCAACTGTCTTACCGTCACTTTCAAAGAATACATAACGACATGA